In Maniola hyperantus chromosome 20, iAphHyp1.2, whole genome shotgun sequence, the following are encoded in one genomic region:
- the Hmgs gene encoding hydroxymethylglutaryl-CoA synthase 1, with product MGGKVENVGILAMEIYFPSQYVAQEELEKFDEVAAGKYTIGLGQSKMGFCSDREDINSLCLTALHRLIEKNSLNLHDIGRLEVGTETIIDKSKSVKTFLMTLFANEGATDIEGIDTTNACYGGTAALFNAINWVESSSWDGRKAIVVAGDIAVYGKGPARPTGGAGAVAMLIGPDAPLVFDCGVRASYMTHAYDFYKPDLASEFPYVDGKLSIQCYLSALDNCYNLFCKKMRKVDLNFKGLLSLDGMLFHSPYCKLVQKSLARVSFNDFLNASEEDREKQFPGLSQFKDYQRANTYFDRDVEKAFMTYSKELFEEKTKPSLNIARNVGNMYTPSLYGGLVSYLVSKSADQLIGKKFALFSYGSGLASTMYSINICNDMSAGSKLEKLINSLHESVAMLDKRQSVEPQLFSDLMQVRTENYHTAPYEPSGPIDVLFPGTYFLVKIDDQRRRTYDRKL from the coding sequence ATGGGCGGTAAAGTCGAGAACGTCGGCATTCTTGCCATGGAAATATATTTCCCATCGCAATACGTAGCTCAAGAGGAACTGGAAAAATTTGACGAGGTGGCTGCGGGAAAGTACACAATCGGACTTGGGCAGAGCAAAATGGGTTTCTGTTCAGACAGGGAGGACATAAACTCCCTCTGCCTCACTGCACTGCATCGGCTCATTGAGAAGAATAGTTTAAATTTACATGACATTGGGAGGTTAGAGGTGGGTACGGAGACCATTATAGATAAAAGTAAAAGTGTTAAAACTTTCCTCATGACATTGTTTGCAAACGAAGGTGCCACAGACATTGAAGGAATCGACACAACAAATGCTTGTTATGGAGGTACAGCTGCTTTGTTTAATGCTATAAATTGGGTGGAATCATCATCGTGGGACGGCAGGAAAGCTATAGTAGTGGCGGGTGACATCGCAGTGTATGGCAAGGGTCCTGCGAGACCTACTGGAGGAGCTGGTGCTGTTGCAATGCTAATAGGACCAGATGCACCCTTAGTTTTTGACTGTGGCGTCCGTGCCTCATATATGACCCATGCATATGACTTTTACAAGCCAGACTTAGCCTCAGAATTCCCTTACGTAGATGGAAAGTTATCTATACAATGCTATCTTAGTGCTCTAGATAATTGTTACAACTTATTCTGTAAGAAAATGAGGAAAGTGGACTTAAATTTCAAAGGTCTATTAAGTTTAGATGGCATGTTGTTCCATTCTCCGTACTGTAAGCTTGTACAAAAATCCCTGGCCCGAGTAAGTTTTAATGATTTTCTTAATGCTTCTGAAGAGGATAGGGAAAAGCAGTTCCCCGGACTCTCGCAGTTTAAAGATTACCAAAGAGCTAACACGTATTTTGATAGGGATGTAGAAAAAGCATTTATGACGTACAGCAAAGAGCTTTTTGAAGAGAAAACTAAACCATCGCTGAATATAGCTCGCAATGTGGGGAATATGTACACCCCATCATTATATGGAGGACTTGTCTCATATTTAGTTAGCAAATCAGCAGATCAGCTGATAGGAAAGAAGTTTGCCCTATTCTCCTATGGTTCTGGTCTAGCCTCAACAATGTATTCTATTAACATCTGTAATGACATGAGCGCTGGGTCCAAGTTAGAGAAACTTATCAATTCCTTACACGAAAGTGTTGCAATGTTAGACAAAAGACAAAGTGTAGAACCACAGTTATTCTCAGATCTTATGCAAGTGAGAACAGAAAATTATCACACTGCACCATATGAGCCATCAGGACCTATAGATGTACTATTTCCTGGCACATACTTTCTTGTTAAAATAGATGACCAAAGAAGACGTACCTATGATAGGAAACTATGA
- the LOC117991971 gene encoding uncharacterized protein, translating to MKFLLIAATLVAVAVAGPARFITPGGAGPAPIDFGNSPVHVGPALVEEESPVHVWPALVEEEFPVHVGPAIVEEAVSAYSSPLVNLQFILNVNTGSISVKPQPKPEINPTPVIVVEQPEIEPTPVIVVDKPEVPEPVIIAPIEVAPVITLPDELNSISNTN from the coding sequence ATGAAATTCCTATTGATCGCTGCCACATTAGTGGCTGTGGCCGTTGCCGGCCCGGCGCGCTTCATCACCCCCGGAGGCGCCGGACCCGCCCCGATCGACTTTGGCAACTCTCCCGTTCACGTTGGGCCAGCTCTAGTTGAAGAGGAATCTCCCGTTCACGTTTGGCCAGCTCTAGTTGAAGAGGAATTTCCCGTCCACGTTGGACCCGCTATCGTTGAAGAAGCTGTTTCCGCTTACAGCTCTCCTCTCGTAAACCTTCAGTTTATCCTCAATGTCAACACTGGTTCCATATCCGTTAAACCACAACCAAAACCCGAAATCAACCCAACTCCAGTTATCGTAGTTGAGCAGCCCGAGATCGAGCCTACCCCAGTTATCGTGGTTGACAAGCCAGAGGTCCCTGAACCAGTCATCATCGCTCCCATCGAGGTTGCACCCGTCATCACCCTCCCCGACGAACTTAACTCAATATCAAATACTAATTAA